The DNA sequence ACCGACGTACCTCAGTTTCCCATCTCCCGGTCTTGGCAAGATCTTTCCACCAAAGCTGCACAGGAGCTTCAACTTCCCAGACTGAGGGCTACTCGAGGCTGCAGATCCCTGACAGTCGTGACGACAAACTTGAATTGGCCGTAAAAATGAACCGGTTTCAGAATGCTCATCCCGATACTTGTCAGACACCCTCTGATCATCCTCAGTAGGACTTTTGTTGGTCTGACTCCGATCAGCGTAGTATCCCAGACACTTGACATCCGTCACTTGCCCTGTGGCCAAACTAGAATTTGAAACCTCAGAATATACTGTAGAAACTGATCTTCTCAGACCAAGAAGACATGTCAGATCTTCATAGCCTGCATGGAAATTCTGGTAATTGTTACAACCATCTCTTTTTATACGTCCTCGATCCATTTTGTGTGGAAGTGGCTCAATCTTGAAGAAACTCCACAAACAATTCCTCTCCTATTAGATCATATACATACCAAGGCACATGAACTAGAGACCAAATGGATATGGTACGCCATGGTTGTCCATCATATGGATCGTATAACTTCTAAAACACGCGTCCCCCTCCATCTCTTACATTTTGGATATTCACCCGATGCTACTTTCTGAACCCAAGTAATGGATTCTGGCATCAGAATTTGGCTGTAGCGATTCTTATCACCCTAAGCTTCTAATATATCCATCAACTTTCCAAATTGCTTAAAAGAAGCAATCCCTAGAGACGATTCTGTCACCTACACACACGATCACCAAGTTGTCTACAGAAGAAGCAGCTCTTTTTGCAGCACAATTTAGATACCTGCAAACATCTATCCAACATTACCACGGGACCAAGGCAAAAGAGCTTTCACCTCTCAAGACGCAGAACTCGATACATATCCAGCGCAATTCAAAGTACGCAACCAAAAACAGAGAATCGATCGGTGAAGTCGAGGAACAGAACTCGACAAGGGGGAAACAAAGGGTCGCATCGATCGGGAATCGTGCCCTTCGAAAAGGCAATACCGACTCGCAAGAAGGGATCTTTAGGATCTAAAAGCTTGTATTTTTTTTAGGGGGGAAATCGAGAGAGTACCTGCGGCGAAGTTTTCCGGCATCGATCAGCAAACCCGCACCGGAATTCAGGACAAATCTGATGGGAAAAGGAGTGGATTATGGAACAAAAAATTCCTCCTTTCTCCCATCATTTTCCTCCCTTCCCTTCGTTTAGAGCGACGGAATAACTAGAGCTCCGAAGGTCAAGGGAGGAAGGACACACATGAGGAGAAGGCGGCATCGATAAAGGCAAGTGGATTTACcgcgctcctctctctctctctctctctctgtctctctctctccccccccccccccccacaacaCGACGTGTCGATGGAAAGCGTTCCACGTCGGCAGATCCGTCCCCGCAGCTGATTCGTGATGCAATCAACCTAAAAGGATGCATACAATAAGATTCCATCCACCGGCCATGTTTTGTCGGAATGCTTCACGTCCCAAACAACACTTTCTAATTCTAATTAAATAATAGCATGAAATATGTAATATTCGAatggaaaaaatatataaaaaataataaaataattctattcatcataaattcaacttaaatatttattttctaatttatgGAGTATTTGTTTTAATTTAAGATTACAGTTATATAAATATGAAATTGACCGTTTGAATAGACTGTTTACTGTTGTGATGGTGAAAATGTCAAAAACATTTTTTGCcatttatttatcttaaaattAGTTATTTGGGCTTTGTTGGTGACCAAATCGATTCAAGTGCGGCTCGTTTGGCTCGGGAACGAACCACGGTCGAACCGACTCGCCGACGCCGGTTTTTGTCATCATCATTCTTATTTCTTTCTGCTGTGAATCCAATAGATGTGAGCCAACACTGCTTCTCGTACGCTAAGTCGGTGGTTAAATCATGTCGTGGTCCTTCCACCGCCTTCGCGACCATATAATCGGTCGCAATCGTCATATTTCATCGCTGTGCCCGGTCTCCCTCTTCTGCTTGATCCCTACATGTCGCCGTCGACGCCGACTCTGAtatttccctcctcctcctcctcccagtgGTGGCCACCACCGGCCCCGGCCAGGTGTCGCCCTGGCCTGCGATCGCATACGCATCCAAGACTCCCCGCGGCTCCGCCACCTCGCCAAGTACGCAGACGTCCTCGAGGCCAAGGTTTCGACGCCGGCGACTCCCTGATCGGCATCCGGGTCCATCGGGATCTGCAACAGAGTAGCCTGTGCCCCAGTATGCACTTCCGTAACCACTTGACAAACCGATGATTCTCCCCTGTGGCCGCGGAGGAGACCTAGCCGGCGAGTCCATCGCCGGAGTGCCGATCGGAACTACAGTAACCAAGGGACGCGTCTCCGTTGTTCCGCCGCGCGGCAAACCCTCGACCGAGGGATAAAAAACCCTCTTTAGATCCGAAGGCAATACGTCGAATCCGGTATTGCCTTCCGATCCAAGGGTTTTGCCGCCCTTCCGGCGTCAATCCAGGGCCTCAAGCACGACTCCGCCATACGAGAGGGGCGGATCCCAGCGACGGAAGGACCCGATGGCGTCAAGAAAACAAAGAGAGAGAAGTCGGGAGTGACGAACGCGGCGAGAGGGGACGACGAGGAGAAGCGCATAACAACCTATCCATCCGTCGCTTCCGACTCATGGCACGCATCTTCACGACGCCCATCAGGATGGTATGCGCATCTCAAAGCATCAAGATGCAATGTGTAAGGACGCCGCCTCGGAACAAAGCCGCTGGTCGCACAGCGCGCCTACTCACAAAGCTCCGTGAAGGAGACACGTCAGCGTAGAGTCGTCAAAACAAAGAAGATGGAAGTCCTATATATATTTCCAAGAAAGTATATAATTAATTGGTTATGTGGGAGATATGATAAATCTAATTGCGCGTcaaaaataaaaaggagaagaagaagaagatagcatgtaatttgattttgtttgatatatttttttttggttaAAATATCTTAATTTTCTTGGAGGGCTTCGATTGAAACCTTCAAACTCAACCTTTTTTCCTCAAATTTAATGtatttgtttcattttttttcctGAATTTATTGagtgagaactctctctctctctctctctctctctctctctctctcatccagtTATACACTTTTGTCTATATAGATAAATTGTTTAACTTTGCAGATGGATCAAGAAAGTATATGATGAACATAGATGTGATAATAactagttctcaagttctttatattaaagaaaaagataattaattattatgtcATCTTTCTTTCTCTTAGAAAAAGATGAGTGAAAGGTACTAAACCCAGAAGACTAGTGATTCAAATCCCCATCCTTCATTTATGGATGAGTTAGCTAATGCATGAAATGAGTAAATGAGATTTATAAGTACTGCAAGCCCTACTCCTTATTCTATCAATGTTTATGTATAAAGAAAAACTCTCAAACTCCAACATAAGTAAACatgaactaataataataataataataatcatcatcatcatcatcatcaacttaATCTCTTCTCTGCATAGAGTATAAGATATAAGATATAATTGAGATGTTATGATGAAATTAAACATAGTGCATATAAGATATAAAAtagtgcttaaaaaaaaaaagataattaagaTTCCATCACTAGATAGCCTTCACTTTGTGAGAATAAACATAGTGTCATCTGTCCTCCCCACATCTACAAGAATCTTCTGTAAAGAAACCCTGGTTTAGGTTCAACTGTGGTCACAGAATCCCTAGGAAGCCATGAAGAAGTTGCCAAGTATAGACACTATTATACCCACAAAGAAATCATATGCAGTCTGATAGTGGTGAAAGATCCAAGGCAAGGTGGAGCAGTGACAATTCATGCATCCCTATCCAACCAATCCTTCATCCATAACACAAAGTTACAGCACACATTCCCATGATCTTTAGGAACTTAGGGTTTGGGAAATGCCATGCATATTAAAAGAAGAGAGACTAAGCTGCATGCGTCCACATACTTCCTCACCATGGATCCTGAATCCAAAATAAGGAGGTGGGAGTCACCATCACTCCCTTTCAACCTCCAAACCAGGTTCTGTTCATCGGTGAGCAATGGCACCCACCTTTTCCAAAGGGTCTGTTCTACCTTAAAGGAACTGcacaaaaatatactttgatctgctAATCTGCAAAGAGATTATATGAATGACATCTGATCATGCATACACACCTTACAGTTCCATATTTCATTTTGCTGAATGACAAGATACATGGAGGATTGATTGTTTTAGCAGTGACAGATGAATCTAATTTAGCTTTCTGCTCATGCCAGCTAAAAACTTGGATGAACCTCAAAGTCAGAAGACTATGACATGTATCCTGAGATGATGGATCTTGTCATTTTGTCTCTTTATCCAAAAGTTACATGAAACTTCAATGCTGGGTGTTCTTCAAGTTCTCCACATGGAAATCATCTTTCatgaatgatttctttgccttggatGCAGCAGTAAAAGGAAAGGAATTTGACTGCCAAGGCAAACAGTAATAACTGTAACCGTCATCCCAAATCTATGTTTGTGTTTCTAGGTGAGACTTTGGATGATATGTATGATTCCTTCCTGCTGCTTTTCCACAATACAACATTAAGAAACCAGTGGCTTAATTctttgaattgtggaataacatgaTTAGATCTTTTCCCGAAGAATACAATGTCAAGAGCTCTCGTGTTCTTGTTGATTTCTTGATAGACTATGGATCATAACCTTGTCAAACATGCTTCACCCACATTAAATTAATGGCGGAGGAGATGAAGACCTCTCATGACCTTCACATGGAGCTCTTGCGTTGCCCCCAGCTATTTATAGACCCATCAACCTCCCTGCCTCATCCACACCTCCGTCTACTGGTCTCCTCCTTCCTCACCTGTTTGATCATGGCCCATTCGTCCGACCACCGTGACAGCTTCAAGAGGAGATGCAAATGGGTTAACGGCCCTCTCATTGTAGGAGCCGGCCCTTCGGGTTTGGCCGTGGGTGCGTGCCTCAAGGAGCATGGCGTCCCCTTCGTGATCCTTGAGAGGTCAAACAGCATCGCCTCCCTGTGGCGAAACCGCACCTACGATCGCCTAAAGCTCCATCTCCCCAAGCAGTTCTGCCAGCTTCCCAAGCTCCCCTTCCCCGTCGACTTCCCCGAGTACCCCACCAAGGACCAGTTCATAGACTACTTGGAGTCCTACGCCGCACGCTTCGAGCTGAATCCACAGTTCAATGAGACAGCGCAGTCGGCGAAGTTCGACGACACGTGCGGTATGTGGCGCGTCAGGACCGCCGCCAGCAGCAACGCCGAGGTGGAGTACATTTGCCAATGGCTGGTCGTCGCCACGGGGGAGAATGCAGAGTGCGTGATCCCGGAGATGGGAGGACTGAAGGAGTTCGGCGGGCAGGTGATTCACGCGAGCGACTACAGGTCCGGCGAGGCCTACCGGGGAAAGCAAGTCCTCGTGGTGGGCTATGGCAACTCCGGCATGGAGGTCTGCGTCGATCTCTGCCACCACAATTCCTTCCCCGTCATGGTCGTCCGCGACTCGGTAAACGCTCATCCACATCTTACTGCTGCATAATGCTCCGCTAACTCTGGTCACTGATCGGGCTACTGATCTGATCACCAGGTACATGTTCTACCGAGAGAGATTTGCAAGAAATCGACGTTCGAGTTGGCTGTTCTGTTGATGAAATGGTTTCCGGTCAAGTTGGTCGACAGGATTCTGCTGGCCTTGTCGTGGATGATACTGGGGAACATGGAGGAATACGGCCTGAAACGACCATCTCTTGGTCCCTTGGAGCTCAAACACAAGCAGGGGAAGACGCCGGTTCTCGATCTGGGAGCGCTGGGAAAGATCAAATCCGGTGAGATAAAGGTGGTTCCTGGAATCAAGCGGCTCTTGCATGGCGGTGTGGAGTTGGTCGATGGCCGCGTCATTGATGTCGACTCGGTCGTTCTTGCCACTGGTTACTGCAGCAACGTTCCTTCATGGTTGCAGGCAAGTCGAACTCTCACTGTAACAACAGAACTCCTCCATAATCTTCTCAGCTTTCGGAGAAGCATTGAAGTCGAATGTTTGCAGGACACTGACTGCTTCAACAAGGATGGTTTTCCGAAGCAGCCATTCCCCAACGGGTGGAAAGGGAAGACAGGGCTTTATGCTGTTGGATTCACAAAGAGAGGGTTGGCCGGTGCATCCCATGATGCAGTGAAGGTAGCAGAGGACATTGGCAGGGTGTGGAGAAAGGAAACTAAGCAGGCAAAGCATATCATTGCCTGCCATAGGAGATGCATCTCACAGATCTGATGAAGAGCTCTGTAGCTCGTGCTCGTTTGCTGTCCTTCTTCCTGTTAGTGACAAGCACTGTACAAACTGTAAAGGAATCAGGAACAGAGAAGCCTCCCCGGTTGTAGTAGCCCCAAGTTTTGTCTCTGGAAATGGCATCTCACATATCTTTTCCTTAATTGTGTTGTGGAAAATCCAGTTTCCCTTGAAACCAATAAATCAATCCATAATCTAACGACCATTTTTTGATATCGGTAAGATAATATATGTTTAACCTAATTTTAGATAggtaaatatgaaaaaaaattgtcCAATTAATAAAATAGTTAATTTGGGATCAgtttattatgttatatatataaagaagagcaatttttctgaaaaaaaaatttatatttggcGTTTTTCAGAAAGTATCATagatatcaatttttttatttgattttttttttctctaatacTTTAAATGCTACTTGTTCATTTCTCTGATTACTTTTACCCCGTCGTGTGGATTTACCATAAgacgttgaatctcgaattttgatgattaaaccaattgatagtatttatctgatctacgttttgagtaacgcaggaagcttcgatcagggagagacaattaaagcaggaagaatcatgttgggccagaatgaaacatgtcaaaagattggacgtcgagctagaggattggtcgacgtatcgacagaaggcttcgggctaaaggttcgagcatcaggccaagaagagcgaaaattacggtAAGAAAATCGgaattgcagaggtcaactagcagattaggcaataggctacaagagaagacgatgcactgaagaattatACGaaacgtcgatgaaccaatgacatgccgaacaacatttgatttaagccttataataattgtctagatcgaaatatgttttaagtgtgtaagattaactattatagcaaggtataaagcgaAATGAAGTccgggagtcaagaacgagacttcgttgggagttcgagagttcatcggaaatccggacgttcatcggaagttccgtCGGACTtgaccgagaagttcaggagcttgccaaagaagcttatcggaactcgccaagaagatcgtcatgaagtctaggagcttgccgagagtccgttggaacattgctgagagatcatcggaagttcgtcggaagatcgtcggatgctcatcggaagaaatctagacttacggacttatttagcttaataaatgtcttaaaattcgtagttagcacataattgggttgaaattgggtcaactcaattaggagccaattgggctaagtttgggctatgttaggccaagtgaaaatgctcaaacaatgaccaaacaggtggAACCGATGCAGCACAAttcccgagactatgtcaggcggtggtaccgctagtctgagcggtcataccacccagactcagtctcggagactatcaggcaatggtatcgcccataccccaaaatttcggggatttaaattttggctccaagttttgaagccatttggggtctataaataccctagctattcttgcatggagtagtaagaaaggtgatcaaaaactctatatttctaaagttgaaaacccttataaagtatAAAGTCCCTCGTCCgaaagtttagagatcattctaagagagagtgtgagggaagcatcgtaaaaaagggttgtaaagattctctcccGAACCtgtaaaggagaatcgagttgtaagggtagttgatcttcgcacattaaaggaagatcgtcagtggatgctggtggcctcgacggaagaggaatcggcaaagtggatgtaagtcacgacgatcgaactactataaaaatttggtttgtatttatttcttgctatttacctttattgcaaacgaaATTCTTATTTTTCGAAACtaaattttatcatacgaaaaatttttcaaaccgatgtttttatccgctgcactaattcactaatGCACTAATTCCCCGCTTGTCTCTCACTAAAGTCTATTGTGATACATATCAATAATGATCGCGAGTTGTTTTGGCATCGTTGCTAATaaataaggaggaggaggagcacaaATTTGAAGTCACAAGTGCAATAGCAGCACACTAATCCGGTCTTAGGTCTCActccaatcttttttttttacggTCTTAAAACTAAGCccctcattatcaaaatcatcacAAGTGTGCGACACTCACCACCCTGCCAATAATCTCATTTTCCCCGATGAGGGCGTAAGTCCTTTGGTAAAAAATTAAATTCATCCGATGTGTCTTTGATTGAAAAGGCAATAAGGTGATGGGGTATTTaggatattataaaaaaatatttttaggatattataaaaatatgaaaatgatatatgaaaatgatatataggatattatgaaaatgataagagatatttaggatattataaaaaaaataaaacaccaaatgataaaattaaaaactaagagatatctttttaaaaaatattttttcatataaaatcgccttacaaaataataatatgtaataacatgttatttttttattgaaatgacCGATGTTTCTTAACATGTTATGTTATGTAATCAGTATCCAAGTTACCTATTGTAACATGGCATAACTCGGCCCCGACCGGCTGGAGATTGAACCCGTTTCAGGGGTCGCCTATTGAAGACTCAGACCGGTCATCGTGATTTCTTTAGCACGCGGCAAGGAGGCCAGAAGGCCATATCTCCCCTCTCTGTATCTCGTCTTCCTCCCCGTATcagaggagaaagagaaggaaagCAGCCGGGTGGGAGCGATGAGCGGGCACGATTCCAAGTACTTCTCTACCACCAAGAAAGGAGAGATCCCCGAGCTCAAGGAGGAA is a window from the Musa acuminata AAA Group cultivar baxijiao chromosome BXJ2-1, Cavendish_Baxijiao_AAA, whole genome shotgun sequence genome containing:
- the LOC103996348 gene encoding probable indole-3-pyruvate monooxygenase YUCCA5; protein product: MAHSSDHRDSFKRRCKWVNGPLIVGAGPSGLAVGACLKEHGVPFVILERSNSIASLWRNRTYDRLKLHLPKQFCQLPKLPFPVDFPEYPTKDQFIDYLESYAARFELNPQFNETAQSAKFDDTCGMWRVRTAASSNAEVEYICQWLVVATGENAECVIPEMGGLKEFGGQVIHASDYRSGEAYRGKQVLVVGYGNSGMEVCVDLCHHNSFPVMVVRDSVHVLPREICKKSTFELAVLLMKWFPVKLVDRILLALSWMILGNMEEYGLKRPSLGPLELKHKQGKTPVLDLGALGKIKSGEIKVVPGIKRLLHGGVELVDGRVIDVDSVVLATGYCSNVPSWLQDTDCFNKDGFPKQPFPNGWKGKTGLYAVGFTKRGLAGASHDAVKVAEDIGRVWRKETKQAKHIIACHRRCISQI